Proteins encoded in a region of the Spiribacter sp. 1M189 genome:
- a CDS encoding acetamidase/formamidase family protein, with protein MSWHESSIMNRKGLAGGKPGRRHTITIEDQKNYHYVYGPYAEPIIEVDPGDLVTVETHDAFEGQIQKESDKPSEKLNFPYLNPQTGPIRIRGAEKGDALAVRIISIKPRGPQPVGTTCLIPHFGALVPTAATAMLSPQLPEKVKKVEVDEQGVYWSDKITLPYEPFIGTIGTAPEIEAISSLQPDYYGGNMDLPDVAPGNVIYLPVNRAGGLLYLGDCHAIQGDGEVCGVALEIPATVELQVDLVKAHGNAWPQLETEDTFGFIASARPMEDAARIGYVELINWVVEQTGQTPEEAYLLLTMCGKVRLGNMVDPKYTMGVSIEKKFVR; from the coding sequence ATGAGCTGGCATGAATCGTCGATTATGAACCGGAAGGGCCTCGCTGGGGGAAAGCCTGGTAGACGGCACACGATAACGATCGAGGATCAGAAAAATTATCACTACGTCTACGGTCCATATGCAGAGCCGATCATCGAGGTAGATCCGGGTGATTTGGTAACGGTGGAAACACATGATGCTTTCGAAGGACAGATTCAAAAGGAGTCGGACAAGCCTTCGGAAAAATTAAATTTTCCATACCTCAATCCGCAGACAGGACCCATTCGGATTCGGGGGGCAGAAAAGGGTGATGCGCTCGCCGTTAGGATTATCTCGATTAAGCCGCGAGGGCCCCAGCCTGTCGGTACCACTTGCCTGATCCCACACTTCGGCGCGCTGGTGCCGACTGCAGCGACGGCCATGCTCAGTCCACAGCTGCCCGAGAAGGTCAAGAAGGTTGAAGTCGATGAGCAGGGGGTCTACTGGTCTGACAAAATAACGCTGCCCTATGAGCCCTTCATCGGGACCATCGGGACGGCGCCGGAGATTGAGGCGATATCGTCGCTCCAACCGGATTATTACGGCGGTAATATGGACCTGCCGGATGTCGCGCCCGGGAATGTGATCTATCTACCCGTCAATCGGGCGGGGGGATTACTGTATCTCGGGGATTGCCATGCCATTCAGGGCGATGGAGAGGTTTGTGGCGTAGCGCTCGAGATACCGGCGACGGTGGAGTTGCAAGTCGATCTGGTGAAGGCGCACGGAAATGCCTGGCCTCAGCTCGAGACTGAGGATACGTTCGGATTCATCGCCTCGGCACGCCCCATGGAAGATGCGGCACGGATCGGGTATGTGGAGCTGATTAACTGGGTCGTTGAGCAGACGGGCCAGACTCCGGAGGAGGCCTATCTTCTGTTAACGATGTGCGGGAAGGTTCGGTTAGGGAA
- the urtE gene encoding urea ABC transporter ATP-binding subunit UrtE, which translates to MTEANLLKAEGLCSGYGSETVLQGVDFQIEPGEIVAIIGRNGVGKSTLMRTLIGLLPASSGRIHFHGEDITRLPADQRALSGIGYIPQGREVFPELSVSENLIVGEVAAGRRRKLEYEVIYRFFPILKERAAQRAGTLSGGQQQQLAIARAMISNPSIMLLDEPSEGIQPSIVKDIAKNIHELNTMTDISVLLVEQNLELITSIAQRGYVMEKGRIVKALSSEEITSRDEVRNYLTI; encoded by the coding sequence ATGACTGAGGCAAACCTTTTGAAGGCTGAGGGTCTCTGCAGTGGCTATGGTTCCGAGACCGTCCTGCAGGGGGTGGATTTCCAGATCGAACCGGGTGAAATCGTAGCAATTATCGGGCGTAACGGGGTTGGTAAGTCCACGCTGATGCGTACGCTGATTGGTCTTCTCCCCGCGTCCTCCGGCCGCATTCACTTTCACGGCGAGGACATCACCCGCTTACCGGCCGACCAACGCGCACTATCCGGTATTGGCTATATTCCCCAGGGCAGGGAGGTGTTTCCAGAGCTCTCTGTCTCGGAGAACCTTATTGTCGGCGAAGTCGCAGCCGGGCGGCGCCGGAAGCTCGAATACGAGGTGATCTATCGCTTTTTCCCGATTCTTAAGGAACGCGCCGCCCAGCGTGCCGGCACGTTGTCGGGTGGCCAGCAGCAACAGCTTGCCATCGCACGCGCCATGATTTCGAATCCATCGATCATGTTGCTCGACGAACCGTCGGAGGGTATCCAGCCCTCGATCGTGAAAGACATCGCGAAAAACATTCATGAGCTCAACACGATGACGGATATATCCGTTCTTCTCGTCGAGCAAAATCTCGAGCTGATTACTTCCATTGCCCAGCGGGGCTATGTGATGGAGAAAGGAAGAATCGTGAAGGCGTTGTCTTCCGAAGAAATCACTTCGAGAGATGAAGTACGGAATTATCTGACTATCTAG